From a single Pseudalkalibacillus hwajinpoensis genomic region:
- a CDS encoding spore germination protein, whose translation MPSIVGPVKINSADGVVNFGDSFNTTPKSTSKTYAGSGAFNTGDFHIVNNGFSVTNSLDPDVADENITANN comes from the coding sequence ATGCCCTCAATAGTAGGACCAGTAAAGATTAACAGTGCGGACGGAGTTGTCAATTTCGGGGACAGTTTTAATACAACACCGAAATCCACATCTAAAACATACGCAGGTTCAGGTGCGTTTAATACAGGAGACTTCCATATCGTGAATAACGGATTTAGTGTAACGAACTCTCTTGATCCAGACGTCGCAGATGAAAATATTACAGCAAACAACTAG
- a CDS encoding superoxide dismutase: protein MEASKHQDLLSWGQHFRSHLITSSINESLKASLLTSTDAWLFDVQTNVNSRTDMEMEDLFKRAEHLYDQLRAKRVPIGGHTLPSLPYDYDALEPSISKRIMRLHHDVHHKSYVDGLNKAEIELQKARRSGNFDLIKHWERELAFNGAGHYLHTIFWKIMIPEGRKPGGEVLAEIQKSFGSFDQFKQQFTNAANKVEGSGWAILVWSPVSRRLEILMAEKHQNLSQWDVIPLLTLDVWEHAYYLQYENNRKQYIDNWWKIVNWEEVNNRFEKARTVKWEAF, encoded by the coding sequence TTGGAAGCTTCTAAACATCAGGATTTGTTATCATGGGGTCAGCATTTCCGAAGCCACCTGATTACTAGTTCTATTAATGAATCATTAAAAGCATCATTACTGACAAGTACAGATGCATGGCTATTTGATGTCCAAACGAATGTCAACAGCCGCACAGACATGGAAATGGAAGACTTATTCAAAAGAGCTGAACACTTATACGATCAATTGCGAGCTAAGCGTGTGCCAATTGGCGGGCATACACTCCCATCTCTCCCATATGACTACGATGCCCTTGAGCCTTCCATCTCAAAACGAATCATGAGACTGCATCATGATGTTCACCACAAGAGTTATGTTGATGGATTGAACAAAGCAGAAATTGAATTACAAAAGGCAAGGAGGAGCGGGAATTTTGATTTGATTAAACATTGGGAGAGAGAGCTTGCCTTTAACGGAGCTGGTCACTACCTTCATACGATCTTTTGGAAAATCATGATTCCTGAAGGTCGCAAACCTGGAGGAGAAGTTCTAGCAGAGATCCAAAAGAGCTTTGGAAGTTTCGATCAATTTAAACAGCAGTTTACAAATGCCGCTAACAAAGTTGAAGGTTCTGGATGGGCAATCCTCGTATGGTCACCCGTTTCAAGGAGACTCGAGATTCTGATGGCAGAAAAACATCAGAACTTAAGTCAGTGGGACGTTATTCCCCTTCTCACACTTGATGTCTGGGAACACGCCTATTACCTTCAGTATGAAAACAACCGTAAACAGTACATTGATAACTGGTGGAAAATTGTTAATTGGGAAGAAGTAAACAACCGATTTGAGAAAGCACGAACAGTGAAATGGGAAGCATTTTAA
- a CDS encoding PBP1A family penicillin-binding protein, whose product MGENINKEHQQKKRFRKKKKARVVRSVLLTAAFLMIFVLSFGGYKTYAYINGAPELDEQELNLPQSSTIYDAEGNKMRDIIGKEHRKMVSFEDIPEHVVNAFIAVEDVRYWEHNGVDIKRIGGAIVANIQEGFGAEGASTITQQVVKNMLLEPEKTLKRKVQEAYLAVELEKTYSKEEILEMYLNKIYFGQGAYGVATAAQTYFNKSLDELTTAEAALLAGLPQRPSGYDPYKHPDLASDRRATVLSLMEQHGFITEQERKEAEAVSIEDSIVEQTSTTTTNDAFIDQVINDLKKEGIPEEALYSGGLKIYTTLDQQAQKIVDEALTTDAAVTYPDDQFRAGISLIDTQTGAIRAIGGNRQSGKDDVQKGFNYATQLTRSPGSTIKPILDYAPGIEKKKWSTNKQFIDEELELNGKEFSNWNDEFQGSVSIREALQWSYNIPAIKAFMEVGGEEAQAFAEKLGISIDETYPAYAIGGFKTGISPLELSGAYAAFGSGGDFHEPFSVKKVVYPNGKELELASEPERVMSKGTAYMITDMLRTVVDEGTGMQANVNGLDVAGKTGTTSVDEEIKGDGTSDAWFSGYTTNYTAAVWTGYDKTTRETYIHKKDDDIAKLLFQHIMSNVSKGKETAPFEKPESVVELKIDKKTGLRANSATPSSDIIKELYFKGEEPKKAIVPEPKIEEKPKEKPKPEKETEPKKDPEPKKDQESKKKPKKEPEPKKAPVEENETESEPASTKEQKSTDEPEEPKEPEENQDNGTEPPVDQNEGESNSEPEQSDSESGSSEDSDPADETGQTEEEQPAEEQNGNSDAGNEEGSGASENDGGATDDGNQDNNGETSDNGSGATEEEGSNNATNNENEETESSQSSATEGEDSTNDGSGTVNDSANETEATKEPAESEKKKQ is encoded by the coding sequence ATGGGGGAAAACATAAATAAGGAACATCAGCAAAAGAAAAGGTTTAGAAAGAAAAAAAAGGCGCGTGTCGTACGTAGTGTACTACTAACAGCTGCCTTCTTAATGATTTTTGTATTATCATTTGGTGGTTATAAAACATACGCGTATATCAATGGAGCACCAGAACTTGATGAACAGGAATTAAATCTCCCGCAATCTTCAACCATTTATGATGCGGAAGGAAATAAAATGAGAGATATTATTGGAAAAGAACATAGGAAAATGGTTTCGTTTGAGGATATTCCCGAACATGTTGTGAACGCGTTTATAGCGGTAGAGGACGTAAGATACTGGGAGCATAATGGCGTTGACATTAAAAGAATTGGTGGAGCTATTGTAGCAAATATCCAGGAGGGATTTGGAGCTGAGGGCGCTAGTACGATTACCCAACAAGTTGTCAAAAATATGCTGCTCGAACCTGAGAAAACGTTAAAACGTAAAGTTCAAGAAGCTTATCTTGCAGTTGAATTAGAGAAAACCTATTCCAAAGAAGAAATTCTGGAAATGTATTTAAATAAAATTTACTTCGGACAGGGTGCATATGGCGTGGCAACAGCTGCACAAACTTATTTCAATAAGTCACTTGATGAATTGACAACAGCTGAGGCAGCTCTCCTAGCAGGACTTCCTCAGCGCCCATCAGGATATGACCCATACAAACATCCAGATCTAGCAAGTGATCGACGTGCAACAGTACTTAGCTTAATGGAACAGCATGGGTTTATTACTGAGCAGGAACGCAAAGAAGCTGAAGCTGTTTCAATTGAAGATTCGATTGTAGAACAAACAAGCACAACGACAACGAATGATGCGTTCATTGATCAAGTAATTAACGATTTAAAGAAAGAAGGGATTCCAGAAGAGGCTCTATACTCTGGTGGACTGAAGATATACACGACACTAGATCAGCAAGCACAAAAGATCGTTGATGAGGCACTAACAACAGATGCTGCCGTTACTTATCCTGACGATCAGTTTAGAGCAGGGATTTCTCTTATTGATACTCAAACAGGAGCGATTCGTGCAATAGGCGGCAATCGTCAATCTGGTAAAGATGATGTCCAAAAGGGGTTTAACTATGCGACACAATTAACTCGATCACCGGGGTCAACCATAAAGCCAATACTTGATTATGCCCCCGGAATTGAGAAAAAGAAATGGTCTACAAATAAACAATTCATAGATGAAGAACTTGAGTTGAATGGAAAAGAGTTCAGCAACTGGAACGATGAGTTCCAGGGGAGTGTTTCCATTCGAGAAGCTTTGCAATGGTCTTATAATATTCCTGCTATTAAAGCGTTTATGGAAGTTGGGGGAGAAGAAGCGCAAGCTTTTGCTGAAAAGTTAGGTATCTCAATTGATGAAACATATCCTGCCTATGCTATTGGTGGATTTAAAACAGGTATTTCACCTTTAGAGCTTTCAGGTGCTTATGCAGCGTTCGGATCAGGCGGTGATTTTCATGAGCCGTTTAGCGTTAAAAAAGTAGTGTATCCTAATGGGAAAGAACTTGAGCTAGCATCCGAACCTGAACGTGTGATGAGCAAAGGAACGGCATATATGATTACAGATATGCTTCGGACTGTCGTAGATGAGGGAACGGGCATGCAAGCAAACGTAAACGGGCTGGACGTTGCCGGAAAGACCGGAACAACAAGTGTAGATGAAGAAATTAAAGGTGATGGTACATCTGACGCCTGGTTCTCAGGTTACACGACGAACTACACCGCAGCGGTTTGGACAGGTTATGACAAAACCACTCGGGAAACTTATATTCATAAAAAAGACGATGATATTGCCAAACTACTCTTCCAACATATTATGAGTAACGTTTCTAAAGGGAAAGAAACGGCTCCGTTTGAAAAGCCAGAATCAGTCGTAGAACTGAAGATTGATAAGAAGACTGGTTTACGAGCAAATAGTGCCACTCCTTCTTCAGATATCATTAAAGAATTATACTTTAAAGGCGAAGAACCCAAAAAAGCAATTGTACCTGAACCGAAAATAGAAGAAAAACCAAAGGAAAAACCAAAACCTGAGAAAGAAACAGAGCCTAAGAAAGATCCAGAACCAAAGAAAGATCAGGAATCAAAGAAAAAACCTAAAAAAGAACCTGAACCAAAGAAAGCCCCTGTAGAAGAAAATGAAACAGAAAGCGAGCCCGCTTCTACTAAAGAACAGAAATCTACCGATGAACCAGAAGAACCGAAAGAACCTGAAGAAAATCAGGATAACGGAACAGAGCCACCTGTAGATCAGAATGAAGGAGAATCTAACTCCGAACCCGAGCAGAGCGATTCAGAATCAGGTAGCAGTGAGGACTCAGACCCTGCTGATGAAACCGGGCAGACAGAGGAAGAACAGCCTGCTGAAGAACAAAATGGGAACAGTGATGCCGGGAATGAAGAAGGTTCAGGTGCTTCTGAAAATGATGGTGGTGCAACAGATGATGGAAACCAGGACAACAATGGTGAAACGTCTGATAACGGTAGTGGTGCCACTGAAGAAGAAGGCAGTAACAACGCAACCAATAATGAAAATGAAGAAACAGAGAGTAGTCAGAGCAGTGCCACTGAGGGAGAAGATAGTACAAATGATGGCTCAGGCACTGTAAATGATTCGGCTAATGAGACGGAAGCAACAAAAGAACCTGCTGAGAGCGAAAAGAAAAAGCAGTAG
- a CDS encoding spore germination protein GerPB, with the protein MNFFVNQNIVIHQLRVEGISNSSVLQIGSAGIIKPLSNLYNTGTYTEPAPELGPPDTGEITPFVPLAPPT; encoded by the coding sequence GTGAATTTCTTTGTGAATCAAAACATCGTTATTCATCAGCTAAGAGTCGAAGGAATTTCGAATTCTTCCGTTCTTCAAATTGGCAGTGCTGGTATTATCAAGCCACTCTCCAATCTCTATAATACAGGTACCTACACTGAGCCTGCTCCTGAACTAGGACCTCCAGACACTGGAGAAATCACACCATTTGTCCCTCTTGCACCACCAACATGA
- the ltrA gene encoding group II intron reverse transcriptase/maturase: MLEKILHRNNLNEAYRRVVRNKGSHGVDHIPTSELKSQISESWNEIEAQLLDGTYQPLPVRRVEIPKPNGGKRKLGIPTAMDRFIQQAINLYLQRIYDPSFSNSSYGFRPGKRAHDAVRKAQEYVNDGYRWVVDIDLEKFFDRVHHDRLMRTLSCRVKDGRILRIIRRYLQAGVMENGLTQTNQAGTPQGSPISPLLSNIVLNELDKELESRGIRFVRYADDCQIYVGSRRAAERILRNISQFIKKKLKLKVNKEKSAIDRPWKRTFLGFSFTLHRDSKIRVAKQSIQRAKQELRRLTSRKWRLAMSDRIKKLNKFIVGWRNYFQLAETTSTFRELMAWLRRRLRMIRWKEWKTPKTRRKELLSLGVTKAKAFEWSNTRKGYWRIASSPILHRTFNDK; this comes from the coding sequence ATGTTGGAAAAGATACTTCATCGGAACAATTTAAACGAAGCCTATCGACGAGTGGTCCGAAACAAAGGGAGTCACGGCGTTGATCACATTCCCACGTCTGAACTGAAATCCCAGATCTCGGAGTCCTGGAATGAGATTGAAGCCCAACTTCTGGATGGAACCTATCAACCGTTACCCGTCCGTCGTGTCGAAATCCCGAAACCGAACGGAGGCAAACGAAAGCTAGGCATTCCAACCGCCATGGATCGCTTCATCCAACAAGCTATCAACCTTTATCTTCAACGGATCTACGATCCGTCGTTTTCCAACTCAAGCTACGGGTTCCGACCAGGAAAACGAGCACACGATGCGGTCCGAAAAGCCCAAGAATATGTCAATGACGGATACCGGTGGGTGGTGGATATCGATCTGGAGAAATTCTTTGATCGCGTTCACCACGACCGACTAATGCGCACATTGAGTTGTCGGGTTAAGGACGGTCGCATCCTTCGAATCATTCGGAGATACCTACAAGCTGGGGTTATGGAGAACGGCCTAACACAGACGAACCAAGCAGGGACACCGCAAGGAAGTCCTATAAGTCCACTTCTATCAAATATCGTGTTAAATGAACTGGATAAGGAATTGGAGTCAAGAGGTATTCGTTTCGTTCGATACGCCGACGATTGTCAGATTTACGTAGGCTCAAGAAGAGCAGCCGAACGAATCCTTCGAAATATCAGCCAGTTTATCAAGAAGAAATTAAAACTAAAAGTTAATAAGGAAAAGAGTGCGATTGACCGCCCGTGGAAACGAACGTTCCTTGGGTTTAGTTTCACGCTCCACCGAGACTCGAAAATCAGGGTCGCGAAACAATCAATCCAACGAGCAAAACAGGAACTTCGACGCTTAACATCACGAAAGTGGAGATTAGCGATGTCCGATCGAATCAAGAAATTAAACAAATTCATTGTAGGGTGGCGAAACTATTTCCAGCTCGCTGAAACGACATCAACTTTTAGAGAATTAATGGCATGGTTGAGAAGGAGATTACGAATGATCCGGTGGAAGGAATGGAAAACACCTAAAACAAGAAGGAAAGAACTCCTTTCATTAGGTGTTACAAAAGCGAAAGCTTTTGAATGGAGCAACACAAGAAAAGGCTACTGGCGAATTGCCAGTAGCCCGATCCTCCACCGTACCTTCAATGACAAGTAG